The bacterium genome contains a region encoding:
- a CDS encoding methyltransferase domain-containing protein, with the protein MSANDELALNVEKAVTERYTEGARTTVASLCCPVSYDSKYLQILPQEILDRDYGCGDPSRYVRPGETVLDLGSGGGKICYIAAQIVGSEGRVLGVDMNSEMLALARKYKDPIGQKLGYTNVTFHRGKIQDLKLDWDALDAYVRQNPIQHGDDLQRLELFTEELRNQRPMIHDNSVDVVLSNCVLNLVREEDRQNLIAEIYRVLKPGGRFAISDIVSDEDIPLHQKNNPELWSGCISGAFREDEFLKAFEKAGFYGISLDKWETSPWQVVEGIEYRSVTVIGYKGKEGPCLERQQAVIYKGPWKAVIDDDGHTLFRGERMAVCDKTFGIYTREKGPYANDIFAVSPKEIISLESAKFFNCNKNARRHARETKGMDYNETILSEACCGPDGCC; encoded by the coding sequence ATGTCTGCTAACGACGAACTCGCACTCAATGTGGAAAAAGCGGTAACCGAACGATATACCGAAGGCGCACGCACGACCGTTGCCTCTTTATGTTGTCCTGTTTCATACGATTCAAAATATCTTCAAATTTTACCTCAGGAAATCCTTGATCGTGACTACGGTTGCGGCGACCCCTCGCGTTATGTGCGCCCCGGAGAAACGGTATTGGACTTGGGCAGCGGCGGTGGAAAAATCTGTTATATCGCCGCGCAAATCGTAGGTTCCGAAGGGCGTGTACTCGGCGTCGATATGAACTCCGAAATGTTAGCTTTAGCCCGCAAGTACAAAGATCCTATCGGACAAAAACTGGGTTATACCAATGTTACATTTCATCGAGGAAAAATACAGGATTTGAAATTGGATTGGGATGCGCTCGATGCTTATGTGCGTCAAAACCCTATCCAACACGGTGATGATTTGCAACGTTTGGAATTATTTACAGAAGAACTTCGCAACCAACGGCCGATGATTCACGACAATTCCGTGGATGTCGTTTTGTCCAATTGTGTACTCAATCTTGTCCGGGAAGAAGACCGTCAAAATCTCATCGCCGAAATATATCGCGTTTTGAAACCAGGCGGCCGCTTTGCTATATCGGATATAGTCTCTGATGAAGACATACCGCTTCATCAGAAAAATAACCCAGAACTCTGGAGCGGCTGTATCTCCGGTGCATTTCGTGAGGATGAATTTTTGAAAGCTTTTGAAAAAGCGGGGTTCTACGGTATTAGTTTAGACAAATGGGAAACCTCACCATGGCAAGTGGTGGAAGGTATCGAATACCGTTCGGTCACCGTGATCGGTTACAAAGGAAAAGAAGGTCCTTGCCTTGAACGCCAACAAGCCGTGATCTATAAAGGTCCTTGGAAAGCCGTTATAGATGATGACGGACATACACTTTTTCGTGGGGAGCGTATGGCCGTGTGTGATAAAACATTTGGCATTTATACGCGGGAAAAAGGGCCGTACGCCAATGATATTTTTGCGGTAAGTCCTAAAGAGATTATTTCTTTAGAATCGGCAAAATTCTTTAATTGCAATAAGAATGCTCGCCGTCACGCGCGCGAAACTAAAGGTATGGATTACAATGAAACTATTCTGAGCGAAGCCTGTTGTGGGCCGGATGGCTGCTGCTGA
- a CDS encoding inorganic phosphate transporter yields MELLIITIALALIFDFINGFHDAANSIATVVSTRVLSPFKAVIWAAAFNFIAYWFFELHVADTVAKTVKPEGFTLVVVTAGLIGAIIWNLLTWWWGIPSSSSHTLMGGFAGAAVAYAGGDFSVVRLDKVTPVVYFILLAPILGMLVSYTISVITIHICKRMSPHKVDKVFRQLQLFSSAAFSLGHGANDAQKVMGIIAVAMYSQKVIPSLDHIPDWVPLSCHAAIAFGTMAGGWRIVKTMGQKVTKLSPFEGFAAETAGAMTLFGTGMTGIPVSTTHTITGSIIGVGVIKRVSAVRWGVTRNLLWAWVLTIPISGLFGAICYWIASFFVS; encoded by the coding sequence ATGGAGCTACTTATAATTACGATAGCCTTGGCATTAATCTTTGATTTTATCAATGGCTTTCACGATGCGGCCAATTCGATCGCAACCGTCGTTTCCACGCGCGTATTGTCGCCGTTCAAAGCGGTGATTTGGGCGGCGGCATTTAACTTTATTGCGTACTGGTTTTTTGAATTGCATGTCGCTGATACGGTCGCCAAAACAGTAAAGCCGGAGGGTTTTACTTTGGTCGTTGTTACAGCCGGATTGATCGGTGCGATCATATGGAATTTGTTAACATGGTGGTGGGGAATTCCGTCGAGCTCCTCACACACGTTGATGGGCGGTTTCGCCGGTGCGGCTGTGGCATATGCCGGCGGTGATTTTTCTGTAGTACGCTTGGATAAAGTAACTCCGGTCGTATATTTTATCTTGCTGGCGCCGATTCTCGGTATGTTGGTTTCATATACGATTTCAGTGATTACGATTCATATCTGCAAGCGTATGAGTCCCCATAAAGTGGACAAAGTATTTCGTCAATTGCAGTTGTTTTCTTCTGCCGCATTTAGCCTCGGTCATGGTGCCAACGATGCCCAAAAGGTTATGGGTATTATAGCCGTGGCAATGTATTCACAAAAAGTCATTCCTAGCCTTGATCACATACCGGATTGGGTTCCTTTATCATGTCATGCAGCAATTGCGTTTGGGACCATGGCAGGCGGATGGCGTATTGTGAAAACGATGGGACAAAAAGTTACTAAACTCTCTCCGTTTGAGGGCTTTGCAGCTGAAACGGCCGGAGCAATGACACTTTTTGGAACAGGCATGACAGGTATTCCTGTCAGTACGACGCACACGATTACCGGCTCGATCATCGGCGTAGGCGTGATCAAACGCGTATCCGCCGTTCGCTGGGGCGTAACTCGCAATCTGCTGTGGGCATGGGTTTTAACCATTCCGATTTCAGGATTGTTTGGCGCGATTTGTTATTGGATTGCTTCGTTTTTTGTTTCATAA
- a CDS encoding DUF47 family protein: MRVDRIIEAFLPREDKFFKLFEETAQHLITASDLMVKLMNCPAEERLAVSQEIHKLEHLCDDTAHRLFSELNATFVTPFDREDIMMLASALDDVMDFLDESARRIILYKITSIPANMKQLADVLKESITETHHGVSHIRNIHKTDGIRKTLERIHACENKADMVFEMGIADLFDNEKDPINLVKLKDIYTSLERSTDKCEDVANVLEAILIKHA, from the coding sequence ATGAGGGTAGATCGTATCATCGAGGCGTTTTTACCACGTGAAGACAAATTTTTTAAACTTTTTGAAGAAACAGCCCAGCACCTGATCACGGCATCGGATCTGATGGTCAAACTGATGAATTGTCCGGCGGAGGAGCGTTTAGCCGTGAGTCAGGAAATTCATAAATTGGAGCACTTGTGCGACGACACAGCGCATCGGCTTTTTTCCGAGCTGAACGCCACATTTGTAACGCCGTTTGATCGCGAAGATATTATGATGCTGGCATCGGCACTGGACGACGTCATGGATTTTTTGGACGAAAGCGCGCGACGCATTATACTATATAAAATCACTTCTATTCCGGCAAATATGAAACAATTGGCCGACGTGCTCAAAGAATCTATCACCGAGACACATCACGGCGTGAGCCATATTCGGAATATCCATAAGACGGATGGTATTCGTAAAACACTGGAACGTATCCATGCCTGTGAAAACAAAGCGGATATGGTTTTTGAAATGGGAATAGCGGACCTTTTTGATAATGAAAAAGACCCGATTAATTTGGTCAAGCTCAAAGATATCTATACCAGTCTCGAACGCTCCACGGATAAGTGCGAAGATGTCGCCAACGTGCTCGAAGCGATCCTCATCAAGCACGCGTAA
- the arsS gene encoding arsenosugar biosynthesis radical SAM protein ArsS (Some members of this family are selenoproteins.), with the protein MQLPQILPISPADMKYSFHEKLREHELTLPPLGIHTLQVNITKLCNQACRHCHVDASPKRTEQMDRPTVDRCLAILAAHDEIKNLDITGGAPELNPHFEFLVTEARRMGKHVMVRHNLTVSQDPHPLTKQPMTHLPQFFADHGIEVISSLPFYEEYFTDKQRGRGVFNKSIAALKNLNALGFGKDGSGLVLNLVYNPVGTYLPAAQGALEADYKRSLHDKFGIHFNNLFTITNMPIHRFREDLERTGKYDEYMMKLINAFNPGAAQGIMCRTLISVSYDGKIYDCDFNQMLGMQSHDHEPLSVFNFDATRIRNRTILFASHCFGCTAGAGSSCGGTTA; encoded by the coding sequence ATGCAACTGCCACAAATATTGCCGATATCTCCGGCCGATATGAAATATTCTTTTCATGAAAAACTGCGTGAGCATGAGTTGACATTACCGCCGCTCGGCATTCATACGTTGCAAGTCAATATAACCAAACTGTGCAATCAGGCCTGCCGTCATTGCCACGTGGATGCTTCACCCAAGCGCACCGAGCAAATGGATCGCCCTACCGTAGATCGCTGTTTGGCGATACTTGCGGCGCATGACGAAATAAAAAACCTCGATATTACCGGCGGCGCCCCGGAACTTAATCCGCATTTTGAGTTTTTGGTTACCGAAGCGCGACGAATGGGAAAACACGTCATGGTTCGGCATAACCTCACCGTATCGCAGGACCCTCATCCTCTGACCAAACAACCGATGACGCACCTGCCGCAGTTTTTCGCCGATCACGGGATTGAAGTGATTTCATCGCTACCTTTTTATGAGGAATATTTTACGGATAAGCAACGCGGGCGGGGCGTTTTTAATAAAAGCATCGCGGCGTTAAAAAATCTCAATGCGCTGGGTTTTGGAAAAGACGGTTCAGGCCTTGTGCTCAACTTAGTGTACAACCCCGTCGGTACATACCTTCCCGCTGCTCAAGGAGCGTTGGAGGCGGACTATAAACGCAGTTTGCATGACAAATTCGGAATTCACTTCAATAATCTATTTACGATCACCAATATGCCGATCCATCGCTTTCGGGAAGATCTTGAGCGTACGGGCAAATACGACGAATACATGATGAAGTTAATAAATGCATTTAATCCCGGCGCGGCGCAAGGTATCATGTGCCGAACTCTGATCAGTGTGAGTTATGACGGAAAAATCTACGATTGCGATTTCAACCAAATGCTCGGCATGCAATCCCATGATCACGAACCGCTTAGCGTTTTCAATTTTGATGCGACGAGAATACGAAATCGCACTATCCTTTTTGCATCGCATTGTTTCGGATGTACGGCGGGGGCGGGCAGCAGTTGCGGCGGGACAACGGCATAA
- a CDS encoding carboxymuconolactone decarboxylase family protein, producing MNYYESEDLKKFGDVGRFRKELMDKFFAYYNEVTGKDGALTKREKALIALAVAHAKNCPYCIDAYTTQSLECGASPDQMTEAVHVASAMMAGITLVHGVQMLNNLDNLNV from the coding sequence ATGAATTACTACGAAAGTGAAGACCTTAAAAAATTTGGCGACGTAGGGAGATTTCGCAAAGAACTGATGGATAAATTTTTTGCGTATTACAATGAGGTTACCGGCAAAGACGGCGCATTGACCAAACGGGAAAAAGCCCTGATCGCTTTGGCTGTAGCCCATGCTAAAAACTGTCCTTATTGTATTGACGCCTATACGACGCAGAGCCTCGAATGCGGTGCAAGCCCCGACCAAATGACCGAAGCGGTACACGTCGCCTCCGCCATGATGGCCGGCATCACGCTCGTACACGGTGTACAAATGCTGAATAATTTAGACAACCTCAACGTATAA
- a CDS encoding thiamine pyrophosphate-dependent dehydrogenase E1 component subunit alpha: MTGQSKTTTKPYAHSTELDLKKYEPTKEQMKEMYYFIMLNRAFDDRIAKLYRQGKIIGAAYGSRGQEATSVGSTYALGPDDIVGPIIRNAGSIIVRGLPVKNFLSNFVGRSTTPTRGRDGNSHLGDLNMGVFAPISHLGSLISNIAGCALAFKMKNEPRVALTYIGDGGTSTAEFHEGMNMAAVMKLPFICIIENNNWAYSTPTRTQAMIKDFAIKGKAYGMEAIVVDGNDVFEVFRTTRYAAERCRKGMGPILIEAKTMRMKGHAEHDDAFYVPKEQFTEWQKKDPIARAETYLLDKKYMTATENEALKQRVAKDMEEAEEFALNAPFPAMEEAVTGVYAD; the protein is encoded by the coding sequence ATGACCGGTCAAAGTAAAACAACGACAAAACCATACGCTCATTCGACGGAACTGGATCTGAAAAAATACGAGCCGACCAAAGAGCAGATGAAAGAAATGTACTATTTTATCATGCTCAATCGCGCGTTCGATGATCGCATCGCCAAACTTTACCGCCAAGGTAAAATCATCGGAGCCGCTTACGGCAGCCGCGGGCAGGAAGCCACCAGCGTGGGTTCGACGTATGCGTTGGGTCCGGATGATATCGTCGGGCCGATTATTCGAAATGCGGGCTCCATCATCGTGCGCGGGCTACCGGTTAAAAATTTCTTATCTAATTTTGTCGGTCGTTCGACCACTCCGACGCGCGGTCGCGATGGCAATTCGCACTTAGGTGATTTGAATATGGGCGTCTTCGCTCCGATTTCACATTTGGGGAGTCTGATCAGCAATATCGCCGGTTGTGCACTGGCATTCAAAATGAAAAACGAACCGCGTGTGGCGCTGACCTATATCGGGGACGGAGGTACGTCCACAGCCGAGTTTCACGAAGGTATGAATATGGCCGCCGTGATGAAATTACCTTTTATTTGTATTATCGAAAATAATAATTGGGCGTATTCGACACCGACGCGAACTCAAGCGATGATCAAAGATTTTGCTATCAAAGGCAAAGCTTACGGCATGGAGGCCATCGTCGTGGACGGCAATGATGTTTTCGAGGTGTTTCGTACGACACGGTACGCGGCCGAACGCTGTCGAAAAGGTATGGGGCCTATTTTGATCGAAGCGAAAACCATGCGCATGAAAGGTCATGCGGAGCACGATGATGCGTTTTATGTTCCCAAAGAACAATTTACAGAATGGCAGAAAAAAGACCCGATCGCGCGTGCAGAAACGTATCTTTTGGATAAAAAATACATGACCGCAACTGAAAATGAGGCCTTAAAACAACGTGTGGCGAAAGATATGGAAGAAGCGGAAGAATTTGCACTTAATGCGCCGTTTCCAGCCATGGAAGAAGCGGTGACCGGAGTATACGCTGATTAA
- a CDS encoding inorganic phosphate transporter translates to MAMIVLLFAGALFVAYSNGANDNFKGVATLYGSKALGYKASIGLATVTTFAGSVCSIFIAQSLVSNFSGKGLVPDTLTVTPEFLTAVALGAGLTVLIASFFGFPISTTHGLTGALTGAGFLAVGSQLNTEKLGSTFFIPLLISPLVSVVVAAIVYVIFRQIRIWAGIREEHCICVGTCQTVIPTPRPAHALSFQTVTLPEITVGDEVSCQRRYGGAVMGISAQRLVDVLHYLSAAMVSFARGLNDTPKIVGLVFAAQIMRIEWSMVAIAIAMAIGGLLNARKVARTMSKKITSMNHGQGLTANLVTGFLVIFASRWGLPVSTTHVSVGAISGIGIITGQADFKVIGQVVLSWALTLPIAAVIAACIYYLIQ, encoded by the coding sequence ATGGCGATGATCGTACTGCTTTTTGCCGGAGCGCTTTTTGTCGCGTACAGCAACGGTGCAAATGATAATTTTAAAGGTGTTGCAACGCTCTACGGCAGTAAAGCACTAGGATATAAAGCCTCGATTGGGCTCGCGACCGTCACTACCTTTGCGGGTTCGGTATGTTCGATTTTTATTGCTCAATCACTCGTGAGTAATTTTTCAGGTAAAGGGCTTGTGCCGGATACATTGACAGTTACTCCCGAATTTTTAACCGCAGTAGCTCTTGGCGCCGGTTTAACGGTTCTCATCGCTTCATTTTTCGGATTTCCCATTTCGACGACACACGGCCTAACCGGTGCGCTTACCGGCGCAGGTTTCCTCGCTGTAGGTTCCCAATTAAATACAGAAAAATTAGGTTCAACCTTTTTTATACCTCTGTTAATTAGTCCGTTGGTTTCCGTAGTCGTTGCCGCGATTGTCTATGTAATATTTCGTCAAATTCGGATTTGGGCTGGTATTCGAGAAGAACACTGCATTTGCGTTGGAACCTGCCAAACCGTCATACCTACCCCTCGACCCGCGCATGCTCTTTCGTTTCAGACCGTGACCCTGCCTGAAATTACTGTTGGCGATGAAGTTTCCTGCCAAAGACGATACGGCGGCGCCGTGATGGGCATTTCAGCGCAGCGCCTGGTGGACGTACTTCATTATCTAAGCGCGGCTATGGTTAGCTTTGCACGCGGTCTCAACGATACACCTAAAATCGTCGGGCTTGTTTTTGCTGCGCAGATTATGCGCATCGAGTGGTCCATGGTAGCCATCGCAATAGCTATGGCCATCGGCGGTTTACTCAATGCCCGCAAAGTAGCGCGTACTATGAGTAAAAAAATCACATCTATGAACCACGGCCAGGGACTGACGGCCAATCTTGTCACGGGATTTCTTGTTATTTTTGCAAGTCGGTGGGGTTTGCCTGTATCCACTACCCATGTGTCCGTAGGCGCTATTTCCGGAATAGGCATTATTACCGGTCAAGCCGATTTCAAAGTGATAGGGCAAGTCGTTCTTTCATGGGCGTTAACACTACCCATAGCTGCTGTTATCGCAGCTTGCATTTATTATTTGATTCAATAA
- a CDS encoding DNA/RNA non-specific endonuclease yields MKSFQILLPVVLIAAFLAGCADLIEPLDSIDGNDTPETAILFPRLPQVHQGTVSVSDDVDYFRFVLSSPRHVAVTLAVPDDKDYNLYLMDSHDSIVGLSRGANGVTESIDIPHLNVGTYFIKILSENGAYSETQLYRLSAADADTGQTPNLHLSLGNPSQSETNIASPRNYLIARSQYAVSYDNVRRIPNWCAWHLNKNWLGTIARQDNFKTDILPAGWYAVKDGDYTGSGYDRGHMCPSGDRNAVPSDNVSTFYMTNILPQASDNNQGPWVELESYCRDLAGEGNELFIMSGHYDSLKTIASGKVTVPVRVWKIIVVLPHEETTPDQVTTLTRVIAVDMPNTDGIRSTSWKSYRTSVDQIETSTGYDFLNRVPAEIQSVIESQVDNK; encoded by the coding sequence ATGAAATCCTTCCAAATCTTGTTACCGGTTGTATTGATTGCTGCATTTTTAGCGGGGTGTGCGGATTTAATCGAGCCGTTGGATTCCATTGATGGCAATGATACACCTGAAACGGCGATTTTATTTCCGAGACTTCCCCAAGTTCATCAAGGCACCGTATCCGTTAGCGACGATGTAGATTATTTTCGTTTTGTATTAAGTTCGCCGCGTCATGTCGCAGTTACTTTAGCCGTTCCGGATGATAAAGACTATAATCTTTATCTCATGGATAGCCACGATTCCATTGTAGGTTTATCCCGCGGCGCCAATGGCGTCACAGAATCCATTGATATTCCCCACTTAAACGTAGGCACCTATTTCATAAAAATCCTGAGTGAAAACGGCGCCTACAGCGAAACACAACTATACCGACTATCCGCAGCTGATGCCGATACCGGCCAAACGCCGAATTTGCATCTTTCCCTCGGCAATCCGAGTCAAAGCGAAACAAATATCGCTTCGCCGCGTAACTATCTGATCGCCCGCTCCCAATACGCTGTGTCTTATGACAATGTTCGCCGTATCCCCAACTGGTGCGCATGGCACTTGAATAAAAATTGGCTCGGTACGATAGCACGTCAAGATAACTTTAAAACAGATATTTTGCCGGCGGGTTGGTATGCTGTGAAAGATGGTGACTATACCGGCAGCGGTTATGATCGAGGACACATGTGCCCCTCCGGCGATCGCAATGCAGTTCCTTCCGATAATGTTTCTACATTTTACATGACCAATATACTTCCTCAGGCTTCGGATAATAACCAAGGACCTTGGGTCGAACTCGAAAGTTATTGCCGTGATTTGGCCGGTGAAGGTAACGAACTTTTTATCATGTCAGGGCATTATGATTCGCTCAAAACCATAGCTTCCGGTAAAGTCACCGTCCCCGTACGCGTATGGAAAATCATTGTTGTACTTCCTCATGAGGAAACCACACCCGATCAGGTCACCACGCTGACACGCGTGATCGCCGTGGATATGCCCAATACCGATGGTATTCGCAGCACATCATGGAAATCGTACAGAACATCCGTGGACCAAATCGAAACCTCCACCGGATATGATTTCCTCAATCGCGTACCTGCAGAAATCCAATCCGTCATCGAATCGCAGGTGGATAACAAATAA